The Streptomyces venezuelae genomic interval GAGCAGGCGATGGAGAAGCTGGCCGCGAAGGTGGCGAGCGAGTACGGAGTCGTCGACGTCCTGGTCAACAACGCGGGCATCGGGCTCACCGGCTCCTTCTTCGAGACGACGAGCGAGGAGTGGAAGCGGGTCCTGGACGTCAATCTGTGGGGCGTGATCCACGGGTGCAGGATCTTCGGCGCGCAGATGACCGCGCGCGGCCAGGGCGGGCACATCGTGAACACCGCCTCCGCGGCGGCCTTCCAGCCCTCCCGGGCGCTGCCCGCGTACAGCACCTCGAAGGCGGCCGTGCTGATGCTCAGCGAGTGCCTGCGCGCCGAACTGGCCGACCAGGGCATCGGGGTGTCCGCGATCTGCCCCGGCATCGTCAACACCAACATCACCGCGACCACGCGGTTCGCGGGGGTCGCGGACGCGGCGGAGGAGAACCGGCGCCAGAAGAAGGCGTCCCGGCTCTACGGCCTGCGGAACTACCCGCCGGAGAAGGTCGCGGACGCGATCCTGGGGGCGGTCCTGCATGACCGGGCCGTCGTCCCGGTGACCCCGGAGGCCCGGGGCATACACGCCCTTTCCAGGCTGAGTCCCGGCGTCCTGCGGGCGTTCGCCCGCTGGCAGCCGCCCGCGTAGGCGGATCCCGCCCTCGGCGTCCGACGGGCGCGGAGGGCGGGATCCGGCCGGGCGGTCGTACGATCCCTCCCAGGAGGGGCCCCGCGGCGACGGGGTGCGGGAAGCGGGCGGTGGGAGCGGGTTTGTCCGAGCAATCAGCACAGCCGGAGTACCGGATCGAGGACCTCGCGCATCACAGCGGCGCCACGGTCCGGACCATCCGCGCCTACCAGGACCGCGGACTGCTGCCCCGCCCCGAGCGGCGCGGCAGGTCGAACGTGTACGGGGACGCGCACCTCGCCCGGCTTCGCCAGATCGCCGATCTCCTCGACCGCGGCTACACCCTGGCCTCGATCAAGGAGCTCCTGGAGGCCTGGGACACCGGCCGGGGCCTCGGCGGCGTGCTCGGCCTGGTCGCGGAGGTCCAGGGGCCGTGGACGGACGAGGAGGCGGCCCGGATCTCCCGCGCGGAGCTGGACGCCCGCTTCGGCGGCACTCCGGACGAGGACGCCATCCGGGAGGCCGTCGAGCTCGGCGTACTGGAGCGGCTCCCCGACCGGGAGGCGGAGGAGTACCTCGTACCGAGTCCGCAAGAGCTCGCCGTGGCCGTCGAGTTGTACGCGGCCGGGGTACCGCTTCCGGCAATCACCGGGCACCTGCGGGAGCTTCGCGATCAGGTCGAGCACATCGCCTCCCGCTTCCTGGAGTTCACGACCGAGCACGTCTTCGCGCGCTATCTGGAGCACCGGCCGCCGACGGACGCGGACGCGGCCGAGGCGGCGACGATGGTGCGACGGCTCCGGCCGCTCGCCCAGCAGACGGTCGACGCCGAACTGGCTCGGGCGATGCGCCTGTTGGCGACCCGGCACCTTCAGCTCCACCTGTCGCCCGACGCCCCGCCGACACAGGGTGAAGAGCCCCGCTCGGTGGCCCTTCCGGCCGACACTGTTCGGGCTGTACAGAGCTTGGTTGGTGTCGACGGTGTCGCCGCGTTCATCACGGCCGCGACGGAACGGGAAGTAGGGAAAAGGACATTGGACTCCCTTGCCTCAAATGGCGTCATAACCAGCTAAGTCCATCAATTGCCCTGAAATAATTGAGGTGTTGTCCACAGAATCGCCAACTAGCCTGTGGATAAACGGCTTTGCTTGTGGATCAAACATGCCCACTCGATTTCATGGGAGAACAATGGACGAACGGCGCACCGTGAAGGTGTCGAAGTACCTCTCCAAGCATCTGCGCCACCAGCCCGAGCGCATCGGCCTCGTCCTCGACGCGCAGGGCTGGACCGAGATCGACGCGCTCCTGAGGGCGACGGCCGCGCACGGCTTCCCGATCACCCGCGAGGAACTCGGCCACGTCGTCGCGACCAACGACAAGAAGCGCTTCGCGATCGAGGGGACCCGCATCCGCGCGAGCCAGGGCCACACCGTCGAGGTGGACCTGGACCTGCCGGTCGCCGAGCCGCCCGCGTACCTCTACCACGGTACGGTCGCGGACCGGCTTCCCGCGATCCGCACGGAGGGGCTGCGCCCCATGGCCCGCCACCACGTGCACCTCTCCCCCGACCGGGAGACCGCGACCCGGGTCGGCGCCCGGCGCGGCAGGCCGATCGTGCTCAGCGTCGACGCCGGCGCCATGCACCGCGCCGGACACGTCTTCCACGTCAGCGCCAACGGGGTCTGGCTGACCGACGCCGTGCCGCCGCAGTTCCTCCGCCTTCCCTCCTGACATCCGCGGCCGACTGGCGGCTGAGGCATGATCGTCCCCATGGCACACCCGCACCTGCCCACCACCGAGTCGGCCGTCACCGCGATCCGCGAGATCGCCCAGGAGTTCCACCTGGAGATGACGGTGACCGACGACATCGGCGCGGACCAGACCTCCCGGCGCACCTCTTCCGGCGCCTTCGCGGTCCTCGACCCGGACGGATCCCTGCCGCACGAGGCGTACGTCGAACTGGGCGGCTCCCCCTCGCTCACCGTGCAGATCTTCCCCGAGGACGACGCGCGGATCACCGTCGAGAACATCGAGTTCGCCGATGTGCCCCGCGACGCGGTCCCCGCCTTCCTCCGCTCCGTCCTCGGCGGTCTCGCCCATGTGAAGGGCCGGTTCTTCCCGCCCGGCTGGTGGCTGGTCGTCCCGCTCCCCGGCGACACCACGTACAAGGAGCTCGTCCCGGGCAGCTCGCTCACCCCGTGGATGAACCGCAGCGTCCGCTGATCCTTCGCGGACCGCCGTAGGCTCGAACCATGAGCCTGCGTCTGAGCACCGTGATCCTGCCCCGCGACCGTTGGCACGAGGGAGGCCGCGAGAAGTGGCGGCGCGCCGAGGAGCTGGGGTTCCACACGGCGTACAC includes:
- a CDS encoding MerR family transcriptional regulator; amino-acid sequence: MSEQSAQPEYRIEDLAHHSGATVRTIRAYQDRGLLPRPERRGRSNVYGDAHLARLRQIADLLDRGYTLASIKELLEAWDTGRGLGGVLGLVAEVQGPWTDEEAARISRAELDARFGGTPDEDAIREAVELGVLERLPDREAEEYLVPSPQELAVAVELYAAGVPLPAITGHLRELRDQVEHIASRFLEFTTEHVFARYLEHRPPTDADAAEAATMVRRLRPLAQQTVDAELARAMRLLATRHLQLHLSPDAPPTQGEEPRSVALPADTVRAVQSLVGVDGVAAFITAATEREVGKRTLDSLASNGVITS
- a CDS encoding RNA 2'-phosphotransferase, which gives rise to MDERRTVKVSKYLSKHLRHQPERIGLVLDAQGWTEIDALLRATAAHGFPITREELGHVVATNDKKRFAIEGTRIRASQGHTVEVDLDLPVAEPPAYLYHGTVADRLPAIRTEGLRPMARHHVHLSPDRETATRVGARRGRPIVLSVDAGAMHRAGHVFHVSANGVWLTDAVPPQFLRLPS